Proteins from one Paenibacillus sp. J23TS9 genomic window:
- a CDS encoding GyrI-like domain-containing protein, whose amino-acid sequence MNISITHRPAAVLTGISTRTSNQRELSGEGEIPSLWERYFQSGLQSRTDLVHPHLLYALYTDYESDVNGEYTLLLGHEQDHLLSAEDTAGTVYIPEADYIKFTTEKGPMGQVVPQLWQEIWGYFQNSEYERTYTGDFELYDLRDFNPEEVSVDIYMAVRKPSIL is encoded by the coding sequence ATGAACATCAGCATTACGCACAGGCCAGCAGCCGTACTGACAGGCATAAGTACCCGGACGTCCAACCAGCGGGAATTAAGCGGAGAGGGGGAGATTCCGTCGCTATGGGAGCGGTATTTTCAGAGCGGGCTGCAGAGCCGGACGGACCTGGTCCATCCGCATTTGCTCTATGCGTTGTATACCGACTATGAAAGTGACGTGAATGGCGAGTATACGCTTTTGCTAGGGCATGAGCAGGACCATCTCCTTTCTGCTGAAGATACAGCAGGTACCGTATATATTCCGGAGGCTGATTACATCAAGTTTACGACAGAGAAGGGTCCCATGGGGCAGGTTGTTCCACAGTTATGGCAGGAAATATGGGGTTATTTCCAGAACTCGGAGTACGAGCGCACATATACAGGGGATTTTGAATTGTATGACTTGCGTGATTTCAACCCGGAAGAAGTTAGCGTAGATATTTATATGGCAGTACGAAAACCGTCTATCCTTTAA
- a CDS encoding YafY family protein, with translation MKIDRLLAMTILLLNRGRISAKELAERFEVSTKTIYRDMDTLGQAGIPIIAHQGTSGGFEMMSQYTISRQLLTMDEIGSIFTAVKGVRAALDDRTLDRLLDKVESLLQRSDPKPGVSQPDDLLFDLNPWGQGKSARDKVRLLRQAAGETQKVKLQYINMNGTDSWRVVEPGRLILKGNVWYLQAYCTLREDFRIFRVSRIQEMSMLPDLFNPRELPPLESYDWNPEWSDKEAYSMVTLRFSPLVRHRVGDSFSPEQISLLEDGSLRVQAELALDEWFYGMVLSYGGQAVIEAPELAANEVMRRAYKIVEQYRKPDRLLST, from the coding sequence ATGAAAATAGACCGATTGCTTGCGATGACTATTCTCCTGCTGAACAGAGGCAGAATCAGTGCCAAAGAACTGGCAGAGCGATTTGAGGTTTCGACCAAAACCATTTACAGGGATATGGATACGCTGGGCCAGGCGGGAATTCCCATTATTGCGCATCAAGGAACCAGCGGTGGTTTCGAGATGATGAGCCAGTATACGATTTCCCGGCAGCTGCTGACCATGGACGAAATAGGCTCCATCTTTACAGCTGTCAAAGGTGTCAGAGCCGCGCTGGATGACCGGACGCTGGACCGTTTGCTCGATAAAGTGGAGTCACTCCTTCAGCGCTCCGATCCGAAGCCGGGAGTCAGTCAGCCGGATGATCTCCTGTTTGATCTGAATCCATGGGGACAGGGGAAGAGCGCAAGAGATAAGGTGAGGCTGCTGCGTCAGGCTGCCGGAGAGACCCAAAAAGTGAAGCTGCAGTACATCAATATGAACGGAACGGACAGCTGGAGGGTTGTAGAGCCGGGAAGACTCATTTTAAAAGGGAATGTGTGGTATTTGCAGGCATATTGTACACTTCGAGAGGATTTTCGGATATTTCGGGTATCCCGAATTCAAGAGATGAGCATGCTGCCGGATCTATTTAATCCGCGGGAGCTGCCGCCGCTGGAGTCGTATGATTGGAATCCGGAATGGTCAGACAAAGAGGCGTACAGCATGGTGACGCTGCGGTTCTCCCCCCTGGTCAGGCACAGAGTCGGGGATTCCTTCAGCCCGGAGCAAATATCACTGCTGGAGGATGGGAGCCTGCGCGTGCAAGCAGAGCTTGCCCTGGATGAATGGTTTTATGGTATGGTCCTAAGCTACGGTGGCCAGGCTGTGATTGAAGCCCCGGAGCTTGCAGCCAATGAAGTAATGCGGCGGGCATATAAAATTGTAGAACAGTACAGGAAACCGGACAGACTGCTGTCCACTTAG
- a CDS encoding BlaI/MecI/CopY family transcriptional regulator, with the protein MEGMPKISESEWEIMKTVWKENPLTAEQIVQQLPKDTEWSDQTVRTFINRLMKKKALGYHKSGRSYQYYPLISEKECVRAESKSFLNRVFNGAAGLMMTNFLEETQLSDKEIERLQQILTEKQGRDPQDPSRP; encoded by the coding sequence ATGGAAGGTATGCCAAAAATCTCGGAATCCGAGTGGGAAATTATGAAGACCGTTTGGAAGGAAAATCCGCTAACAGCAGAGCAAATTGTGCAGCAGCTGCCGAAGGATACCGAATGGAGCGATCAGACGGTCAGAACCTTCATTAACCGGCTGATGAAGAAGAAAGCGCTGGGGTATCACAAATCGGGTAGAAGTTATCAGTATTATCCGCTCATTTCTGAAAAAGAATGCGTTCGCGCGGAAAGCAAGTCGTTCTTAAACCGCGTGTTTAACGGTGCGGCGGGTCTGATGATGACAAACTTTTTGGAGGAAACGCAGCTGTCGGACAAGGAAATTGAGCGTCTGCAGCAGATTTTAACGGAAAAGCAGGGCAGAGATCCCCAAGATCCATCACGGCCTTAA
- a CDS encoding M56 family metallopeptidase, whose translation MHIAESLFRWFVASTLTASLAAIVVIVVQHLLRRRISARLRYTLWLIVMVRLVLPVFPHSPVSLFNALPNIIDIKKAVSELPFQQDKPAAESENSAKEISLQPYYTSNEAGRNNPKQVNMTQDPHERAVSMEAGTHPAIRILSIVWLAGTVAFLTYHLNYWLRIKRKQRSFSRVSDPTMMKVAEECRSLFSVKRPVSMYTHASVQSPYMTGILRPAVYLPDTFSRETGDTVPLKHVIAHELAHYKRKDTAWNMLGSVVLAFHWMNPLVWLMMRRMKADRELACDACVLAVLGEEEAVPYGMTIIGFLKRYSSGRNQPHLLYFKGMNGEKDIMRRIRMIQSFKKGSYQFSLLAVLLVLLISAATLTNATVSSAGTSAWIHAEDGGNELLFSDMTFREYDNLDKASRVAPFRFKVPAVLPEEYAMDNISFHLQPLTSSASSEISVWYTKAKAKQFYGSMELKIVRGAGLQEWYEQTVKEEEQLGDAQAGGKVIQKSPISIAGLDGLKMTIRMTAWKEHPERYTYLWKDQGVTYRLQANAADISSSDFEHMIASMRYPDEALNKLYENNEYTSKMISYVYDTEDIRRAQKLIGYNAAFPRKLPGGFTASVANVSRKENFNYSENDTDSMRKLLSVAYSPLTDVKSVDNHQAGIKSVQFMQMLNGDMYEGMKKSGTVSFSRIDGKRFIVKLQQFVIHGHEVLRTEKFKIDGELSNPSQTNRVSYFWLDENVCFQARFTGQGPEEQAIVQYLMEQDK comes from the coding sequence ATGCATATAGCCGAAAGTCTTTTCAGATGGTTTGTCGCTTCGACGCTGACGGCAAGTCTGGCTGCGATCGTGGTCATAGTGGTTCAGCATCTGCTCCGCCGGCGCATCAGTGCCCGTCTGCGATATACATTATGGCTGATTGTGATGGTAAGGCTCGTACTGCCGGTATTTCCACACAGTCCGGTGAGCTTATTCAACGCGTTACCTAATATCATAGACATAAAAAAGGCTGTCTCCGAGCTTCCATTTCAGCAGGACAAGCCTGCTGCGGAATCCGAAAACAGCGCAAAAGAAATTTCACTTCAACCCTATTATACATCGAATGAAGCCGGGCGGAATAATCCGAAGCAGGTTAACATGACGCAAGACCCTCACGAGAGGGCGGTGTCCATGGAGGCTGGAACCCATCCGGCAATCCGTATACTGTCAATTGTCTGGCTGGCAGGAACGGTGGCTTTTCTGACATACCATTTGAACTACTGGCTGCGGATAAAGAGAAAGCAGAGAAGTTTCAGCCGCGTCAGTGATCCCACGATGATGAAGGTGGCAGAGGAATGCCGGAGTCTATTTTCGGTGAAGCGTCCTGTATCTATGTATACGCATGCTTCTGTTCAGAGTCCATATATGACCGGCATTCTGCGTCCTGCTGTTTATCTGCCGGATACTTTCAGCCGTGAAACGGGGGATACTGTTCCGCTGAAGCACGTCATTGCACATGAGCTTGCCCATTATAAAAGAAAAGATACAGCCTGGAATATGCTTGGCAGTGTTGTACTTGCGTTCCACTGGATGAATCCGCTGGTGTGGCTTATGATGCGGCGAATGAAGGCGGACCGGGAGCTGGCATGCGATGCTTGCGTACTGGCGGTGCTTGGGGAAGAAGAGGCCGTGCCGTACGGCATGACGATTATCGGATTCCTGAAGCGGTATTCCTCCGGACGGAATCAACCTCATCTGTTGTACTTCAAGGGCATGAACGGAGAAAAAGATATCATGCGGCGGATTCGGATGATTCAATCATTTAAAAAGGGTTCTTATCAATTTTCATTGCTGGCGGTGTTACTGGTGCTTCTGATCAGCGCGGCAACGCTGACGAATGCAACGGTTTCGAGCGCAGGCACTTCCGCCTGGATTCATGCCGAGGATGGGGGAAATGAGCTTCTTTTTTCGGATATGACGTTTCGGGAGTACGATAATTTGGACAAGGCTTCGCGGGTGGCGCCATTCCGGTTCAAGGTCCCGGCGGTGCTGCCGGAAGAGTATGCTATGGACAACATCAGCTTCCACCTTCAACCCTTAACCTCATCTGCGAGTTCTGAGATAAGTGTGTGGTATACGAAGGCAAAAGCAAAGCAATTCTATGGAAGCATGGAGCTCAAAATTGTGCGCGGTGCAGGACTGCAAGAGTGGTACGAGCAAACCGTAAAAGAGGAAGAGCAGCTCGGAGACGCTCAGGCGGGTGGTAAAGTCATTCAAAAATCACCGATTTCCATAGCGGGACTGGATGGCTTGAAGATGACGATCCGTATGACGGCATGGAAAGAACACCCCGAGAGATACACCTATCTTTGGAAGGATCAAGGCGTGACGTATCGATTGCAGGCAAATGCTGCCGACATATCCAGCAGCGATTTTGAGCATATGATTGCTTCGATGAGGTACCCGGATGAGGCTCTGAACAAGCTCTACGAAAACAATGAATATACCTCGAAAATGATCAGCTATGTATATGATACCGAGGATATTCGGCGGGCTCAAAAGCTGATTGGGTATAACGCAGCTTTTCCGCGTAAGCTTCCGGGAGGCTTTACAGCTAGTGTAGCTAATGTTTCCCGAAAAGAAAATTTCAACTATTCTGAAAATGATACGGATTCGATGAGGAAACTGCTCTCCGTGGCCTATTCTCCATTAACGGATGTGAAATCCGTGGATAATCATCAAGCAGGCATTAAAAGCGTTCAATTTATGCAGATGCTGAACGGAGATATGTATGAGGGTATGAAAAAGAGCGGAACCGTCTCATTCTCAAGAATCGATGGAAAAAGATTTATCGTCAAATTACAGCAATTTGTCATTCACGGCCATGAAGTGCTCCGAACAGAAAAATTCAAAATCGATGGTGAGCTCAGCAATCCGAGCCAAACCAATCGTGTCAGCTATTTCTGGCTGGATGAGAATGTGTGCTTTCAGGCAAGATTTACGGGTCAGGGACCTGAGGAACAGGCGATCGTCCAGTATTTGATGGAGCAGGATAAATAA
- a CDS encoding PadR family transcriptional regulator yields MSLQIFILGVLSSGHHHPYDIKKMFKQNVLDENSKINDGTLYYNFEVMLKKGYIEKIEVIRDDNRPEKTTYGITPLGKEHLQQEIYAVFKNFTRVDSLYSAVLFLKHVDSKKLVFLIEEAQEKLENKIRNDQAFWETVRDETPPAVHLIHDHASSQMKIDLQWLEKLRQLTLEQQ; encoded by the coding sequence ATGTCGCTTCAAATTTTTATACTGGGTGTTTTGAGTTCGGGGCATCATCATCCCTATGATATTAAAAAAATGTTCAAGCAAAACGTGCTGGATGAAAACTCCAAGATTAATGACGGAACCTTGTATTACAATTTCGAGGTCATGCTGAAAAAAGGATATATCGAGAAAATTGAGGTGATCCGTGATGACAACCGTCCGGAAAAAACAACCTATGGCATTACGCCGCTCGGCAAAGAGCATCTGCAGCAGGAGATCTATGCGGTTTTCAAAAATTTCACCCGCGTGGACTCCCTGTACTCAGCTGTCCTATTTCTCAAGCATGTTGATTCGAAAAAGCTGGTATTTTTGATTGAGGAGGCCCAGGAAAAGCTTGAAAATAAAATCAGAAACGACCAAGCCTTTTGGGAAACGGTACGTGATGAAACCCCGCCAGCGGTTCACCTGATTCATGATCATGCCAGTAGCCAGATGAAGATCGACCTGCAGTGGCTGGAGAAGCTTAGACAACTCACACTCGAGCAGCAATAG
- a CDS encoding YhgE/Pip domain-containing protein, with amino-acid sequence MKNILTFLKNKSVIGGITMVLFYQVAFILIFMSGYSAIPKNMNEMTVAIVNEDKQAGKEIAAGLAKQLPFKMVTDLPLDKAQEQLNDRDLALVIHIPQDFTKQLSTSGTKAKMDFFMNQSNPAMVSSSMQSVVTQITTNLNNQLATQTAQGVFESMKMPAEQAQKLAAEIPTKLDANIVNTNPVPPGMHNQMSPFFLTMVSYVGAMIFSMMMVGAMNALKRKMGLWQAFWSAQATNAIVSLIAPLIGISIYFLIQGGFGAEVFVKVWLVHALELFGAIEFMSIFSLLLKDKAIFANLTLMLIQTISSGATMSREMMPWLFKIVSYISIMFYTVQTDFSIIYGGGKLTEHLLGLWIAAIASMIICMVSFYFVSPKEVADDQEKTVAA; translated from the coding sequence TTGAAAAATATATTAACTTTTCTAAAAAACAAATCAGTCATCGGCGGAATTACGATGGTACTGTTTTATCAGGTGGCATTTATCCTGATCTTCATGTCGGGTTATAGCGCCATTCCGAAAAACATGAACGAAATGACCGTCGCGATTGTCAATGAGGACAAACAGGCGGGCAAAGAAATCGCTGCAGGTCTGGCCAAGCAGCTTCCGTTCAAAATGGTGACGGACCTGCCGCTGGACAAAGCCCAAGAGCAGCTGAACGACCGTGATCTTGCCTTGGTCATTCACATTCCGCAGGACTTTACGAAGCAGCTGTCAACATCCGGAACGAAAGCCAAAATGGATTTCTTCATGAACCAATCCAATCCGGCCATGGTGTCCAGCAGCATGCAGTCGGTCGTAACGCAAATCACAACGAATCTGAACAACCAGCTGGCGACCCAGACCGCGCAGGGCGTCTTCGAGTCCATGAAAATGCCGGCGGAACAGGCGCAGAAGCTCGCGGCCGAGATCCCTACCAAGCTGGATGCCAATATCGTCAACACAAATCCGGTTCCGCCAGGCATGCATAACCAAATGTCTCCATTCTTCCTGACGATGGTCAGCTATGTCGGCGCCATGATTTTTTCCATGATGATGGTCGGTGCTATGAACGCGCTGAAACGTAAAATGGGCTTATGGCAAGCCTTCTGGTCCGCGCAAGCAACCAATGCGATTGTCTCTCTGATTGCACCGCTGATCGGGATTTCGATTTATTTCCTGATTCAGGGCGGCTTTGGAGCGGAAGTTTTCGTGAAGGTATGGCTTGTCCACGCGCTTGAATTGTTCGGAGCCATTGAGTTTATGTCCATCTTCAGTTTATTATTAAAGGACAAGGCCATTTTCGCGAACCTGACGCTCATGCTGATCCAAACTATCAGCAGCGGCGCGACGATGTCCCGAGAAATGATGCCGTGGCTCTTTAAGATCGTGAGCTACATCTCCATCATGTTCTATACCGTTCAAACGGATTTCTCGATCATTTACGGCGGCGGCAAGCTGACCGAGCATCTGCTCGGATTGTGGATCGCAGCCATTGCTTCCATGATCATCTGCATGGTTTCGTTCTATTTCGTTTCTCCTAAAGAAGTAGCCGATGATCAAGAGAAAACCGTTGCTGCTTAA
- a CDS encoding glycoside hydrolase family 52 protein, whose translation MDKKMLFNAHHSPVGAFASFTLGFPGRSGGFDLEYGRPPEQNVYIGLQEPSGDSYQALPFYDLAGDDSFRYTGGGDEAAANTSRLVKPFTVESVSRMFAAATDTWQAGDLTFRLSSPFDSVPDPDTADEEQLRFALLPAVLAEITVDNTKGSVPRRAFFGFQGTDPYTAIRRLEDTTDGQVTGVGQGRHIAIAASDPRVRSASHFTIENILQPGVEENLQFGLGNVGAMLMDTPAGEQATYRFALCFYRGGYITTGMDTSYLYTRYFADIEEVALYALEHFEQKLEICRQNDQLVADSALSEDQRFMLSHAIRSYYGSTELLEAEGKPLWIVNEGEYRMMNTFDLTVDQLFFEMKMNPWTVRNELDLFVSRYQYEDTVRFPGETKAYPGGISFTHDMGVANAFSRPGYSSYEQHALDGCFSHMTQEQLVNWVLTASVYVRQSGDAQWLQDHLELFGQCLQSMVNRDHPDSAQRSGLMGLDSSRTMGGAEITTYDSLDVSLGQARNNIYLGGKCWAAYVALESIFKEHGHEELAALAGDQADRCARTITDHATPEGYIPAVIQEGNDSRIIPAIEGLIFPLFTGNEDALNPDGRFGHYIQALKKHFYAVLEPGVCLFPDGGWKLSSTSDNSWLSKIYLCQYIARQVLGLGQGEQEAAADAAHVGWLTSPENAFWSWSDQMNAGVIVGSRYYPRGVTAILWLDEVKTK comes from the coding sequence TGCCAGCTTTACACTGGGTTTCCCGGGCCGCAGCGGCGGTTTTGATCTAGAATACGGCAGGCCCCCTGAACAGAATGTCTATATCGGCCTGCAGGAGCCAAGCGGCGACAGCTATCAGGCATTGCCCTTCTATGATCTGGCCGGAGACGATTCCTTCCGGTATACAGGCGGCGGAGATGAAGCAGCGGCCAACACGTCCCGTCTCGTAAAGCCGTTTACCGTAGAATCCGTGTCCCGCATGTTCGCAGCGGCCACCGATACATGGCAGGCAGGGGATCTGACGTTCCGCCTGTCTTCGCCCTTTGATTCCGTACCCGACCCGGATACGGCGGATGAGGAGCAGCTCCGGTTCGCCCTTCTGCCGGCCGTATTGGCGGAAATCACCGTGGATAATACGAAAGGTTCTGTTCCACGGCGCGCCTTTTTCGGCTTCCAGGGGACCGATCCTTACACGGCGATCCGGCGGCTGGAGGATACAACGGATGGCCAAGTGACCGGTGTCGGGCAGGGCCGCCATATTGCCATTGCGGCCTCCGATCCGCGGGTACGGAGCGCAAGCCATTTTACCATTGAAAATATTCTGCAGCCTGGCGTGGAGGAAAACCTGCAGTTCGGCCTGGGTAACGTTGGCGCGATGCTGATGGATACGCCTGCGGGAGAACAAGCAACCTACCGCTTCGCGCTCTGCTTCTACCGGGGCGGTTACATCACAACGGGGATGGACACTTCGTACCTGTATACCCGTTATTTTGCGGATATTGAAGAAGTGGCTCTGTACGCACTGGAGCATTTCGAGCAGAAGCTGGAGATTTGCCGGCAGAATGACCAGCTGGTAGCTGATTCTGCCTTGTCGGAAGATCAGCGCTTTATGCTGTCCCATGCTATCCGCAGCTATTACGGCAGCACCGAGCTGCTCGAAGCCGAAGGCAAGCCGCTCTGGATCGTCAATGAGGGCGAATACCGGATGATGAATACCTTTGATCTGACCGTGGATCAGCTTTTTTTTGAAATGAAAATGAACCCTTGGACCGTACGGAATGAGCTGGATTTGTTCGTATCCCGCTATCAATATGAAGACACGGTCCGTTTTCCGGGTGAAACCAAGGCTTATCCGGGAGGCATCAGCTTTACCCATGATATGGGCGTAGCCAATGCCTTCTCGCGGCCTGGTTATTCCTCCTACGAGCAGCATGCGCTGGACGGCTGTTTCTCCCATATGACTCAAGAGCAGCTTGTTAACTGGGTGCTCACAGCTTCTGTATATGTCCGCCAGTCCGGCGACGCACAGTGGCTGCAGGATCATCTCGAGTTATTCGGGCAGTGTCTGCAGAGCATGGTAAACCGCGATCATCCGGATTCAGCGCAGCGCAGCGGATTGATGGGACTCGACAGCTCGCGCACCATGGGCGGAGCGGAGATCACAACCTATGACAGTCTGGATGTCTCCCTTGGCCAGGCCCGCAACAATATTTATCTCGGAGGTAAATGCTGGGCCGCCTATGTAGCGCTCGAGAGTATATTCAAAGAGCATGGCCATGAGGAGCTGGCTGCATTAGCCGGAGATCAGGCAGATCGCTGCGCCCGGACCATTACGGACCATGCGACGCCGGAAGGATATATTCCGGCAGTCATTCAGGAGGGCAATGATTCCCGGATCATTCCTGCCATTGAGGGACTGATCTTTCCGTTATTTACCGGAAACGAGGATGCACTCAATCCGGATGGACGTTTTGGACACTATATTCAGGCGCTCAAAAAGCATTTCTACGCGGTCTTAGAGCCTGGCGTCTGCCTGTTCCCGGACGGAGGCTGGAAGCTCTCCTCCACCAGCGACAACTCCTGGCTCAGTAAAATATACTTATGCCAATACATTGCCCGGCAGGTGCTGGGGCTTGGGCAGGGCGAACAGGAAGCTGCGGCCGACGCCGCTCATGTCGGCTGGCTGACTTCGCCTGAAAATGCCTTCTGGAGCTGGAGCGATCAAATGAATGCCGGAGTCATTGTCGGCAGCCGGTATTACCCCCGCGGCGTGACGGCGATCTTATGGCTGGATGAAGTGAAGACCAAATAA